A genomic region of Serratia fonticola contains the following coding sequences:
- the rpsT gene encoding 30S ribosomal protein S20 gives MANIKSAKKRAVQSEKRRKHNASRRSMVRTFIKKVDAAIAAGDKEAAQNAFLVMQPLVDRQAAKGLIHKNKAARHKSNLTARINAMQ, from the coding sequence TTGGCTAATATCAAATCAGCTAAGAAACGCGCCGTACAGTCTGAGAAACGCCGCAAGCATAACGCTAGCCGTCGCTCAATGGTGCGTACCTTCATCAAGAAGGTAGACGCAGCTATCGCAGCTGGCGACAAAGAAGCAGCACAAAACGCATTCCTCGTAATGCAACCACTTGTAGATCGCCAGGCAGCTAAAGGCCTGATCCACAAGAACAAAGCAGCACGTCATAAGTCAAACCTGACTGCGCGTATCAACGCAATGCAATAA